One segment of Cryomorphaceae bacterium DNA contains the following:
- a CDS encoding DUF2851 family protein, protein MLVFNYSGKWKHCSYSITSSEIPEIIQMREEFLHHIWKFGLFRKDALTTTDGRSVVVIHPGQHNHQSGPDFFNARVEIDGTLWVGNVEIHVDERDWFRHEHHLDVAYDNVILHVVFAPSSDGTTNTQGREIPVLSLDSRISERQYHLYLSFLASRQFIPCGALLSSVSKTVVSLCQDRMLVNRLERKSKDVLLRLDRNRGDWQQTLFEQLAMNFGFKVNAQPMEMMARSLPVNLLGKYQDNLLQLEALLFGQSGWLDERLETDYALQLQNEFAFLRHKHKLIPIEPVAWKFGRMRPANFPTIRVAQLAALVHGSKGLFRAILESENPAELAALFDVTASPYWSEYHHFDRRTASGLEKHLGAASQDNIIINTVVPFLFAYSQHLDDQRYADKGIRLLESRPPESNRIVLNMHKLGFDLEHAAHSQSLLELKSQYCDEKKCLHCAIGTKLLNDA, encoded by the coding sequence ATGCTTGTATTCAATTACAGCGGCAAATGGAAACACTGCTCCTACAGCATAACATCATCTGAAATACCTGAAATAATCCAGATGAGAGAAGAGTTTTTACATCATATATGGAAATTCGGGCTCTTTCGGAAAGATGCGCTGACCACAACTGACGGACGCTCAGTAGTGGTTATTCACCCCGGTCAACACAACCACCAATCGGGCCCTGATTTCTTCAATGCCCGTGTAGAGATTGATGGCACCCTTTGGGTGGGCAATGTGGAAATTCATGTGGATGAACGCGATTGGTTTCGGCATGAACACCACCTTGATGTGGCCTATGATAATGTAATTCTGCATGTGGTGTTTGCCCCGTCATCCGATGGAACCACCAATACACAGGGCAGGGAAATACCCGTTTTATCTCTTGATTCAAGAATTTCAGAAAGGCAATATCACTTGTACCTGAGCTTTTTGGCAAGCAGGCAGTTCATTCCCTGTGGAGCACTGCTCTCGAGCGTTTCTAAAACAGTGGTGTCACTTTGCCAGGATCGGATGCTGGTGAACCGCCTTGAGCGAAAGTCCAAAGATGTGCTTCTCAGGCTTGATCGAAACCGCGGCGACTGGCAGCAAACCCTGTTCGAGCAGCTGGCCATGAATTTTGGTTTTAAGGTAAATGCCCAGCCCATGGAGATGATGGCCCGAAGCCTGCCCGTAAACCTTCTGGGAAAGTATCAGGACAATCTGTTACAGTTGGAGGCTCTGCTGTTTGGTCAGTCAGGATGGCTCGACGAGCGATTGGAGACGGATTATGCCTTGCAGCTTCAAAATGAGTTCGCCTTTTTACGTCACAAGCACAAGCTCATTCCCATAGAGCCGGTAGCGTGGAAATTCGGTAGGATGCGCCCTGCCAATTTTCCAACCATTCGCGTTGCACAACTGGCAGCGCTGGTGCATGGCAGTAAGGGCTTGTTCAGGGCCATTCTCGAAAGTGAGAACCCGGCAGAACTTGCTGCGCTTTTCGATGTAACTGCTTCACCTTACTGGTCAGAATACCATCACTTTGACAGACGGACGGCGAGTGGTTTAGAAAAGCACCTTGGCGCCGCGTCGCAAGACAATATCATCATCAATACCGTTGTGCCGTTTTTATTTGCTTATTCGCAGCATCTCGACGACCAACGTTATGCCGACAAGGGGATACGCCTTCTTGAGAGCAGGCCACCCGAGAGCAATCGCATCGTCTTAAATATGCATAAACTGGGCTTTGACCTTGAGCACGCTGCGCACTCACAATCACTACTTGAGCTCAAAAGCCAGTATTGTGATGAAAAGAAATGCTTACATTGTGCCATCGGAACCAAACTCTTAAACGACGCCTAA
- the pyrF gene encoding orotidine-5'-phosphate decarboxylase translates to MTREQLIKRIKEQRSFLCVGLDSDPALIPVKFKQYKNPVLEFNKAIIELTAPYCVAYKPNTAFYERSGWQGWQTLQETVAYIPEGYLKILDAKRGDIGNTSNQYAAAFWDTVQADALTVAPYMGRDSVEPYLNRKGKWAVVLALTSNQGANDFQMLRLENGDMLFEQVVKSSIQWGSEENLMYVVGATRGDLLSKMRALAPGHFFLVPGVGAQGGSLADVAKHAMTSDCGLLVNASRSVIYAGSGEGFEKSVEDACIQLQRQMETLLLQHNII, encoded by the coding sequence ATGACCCGAGAGCAACTGATAAAGCGCATCAAAGAACAACGTAGCTTTTTGTGCGTTGGTCTGGACAGCGACCCGGCTCTCATTCCTGTGAAGTTCAAACAATACAAGAACCCGGTGCTCGAATTCAATAAAGCAATTATTGAACTCACGGCCCCCTATTGCGTGGCATACAAGCCCAATACAGCATTCTATGAGCGCAGCGGATGGCAGGGATGGCAAACGCTCCAGGAAACAGTAGCTTACATACCTGAAGGATACCTCAAAATTCTCGATGCCAAGAGGGGAGACATCGGCAATACCTCCAATCAATATGCTGCTGCGTTTTGGGATACCGTTCAGGCGGATGCACTTACGGTAGCTCCGTACATGGGGCGCGACTCTGTTGAACCCTACCTGAACCGTAAAGGTAAGTGGGCCGTTGTATTAGCGCTGACCTCCAACCAGGGAGCAAACGATTTTCAAATGCTGAGGCTCGAAAACGGCGACATGCTTTTTGAGCAAGTGGTGAAATCATCTATTCAGTGGGGTAGCGAAGAGAACCTAATGTACGTGGTTGGAGCTACGCGTGGAGATTTGCTGAGCAAAATGCGCGCACTGGCACCCGGCCATTTCTTTCTTGTGCCGGGCGTGGGAGCGCAGGGAGGTAGCCTTGCCGACGTGGCCAAACACGCTATGACATCTGATTGCGGATTGTTGGTAAACGCATCAAGATCTGTTATCTACGCAGGTTCGGGGGAGGGCTTCGAGAAAAGTGTAGAAGATGCTTGTATTCAATTACAGCGGCAAATGGAAACACTGCTCCTACAGCATAACATCATCTGA
- the prfA gene encoding peptide chain release factor 1: MLNKLGFIVERRQEVAKLIVDPEVISDQKRYAQYSKEYKDLGEIEEAYLEYKNVLDNMDSSRQILRDEKDEEFRELAKAELTELEDRQVELEEKVKMLLVPKDPEDAKNAIMEIRAGTGGDEASIFAGDLFRMYSRFCDHQNWTIELVEVNEGTSGGYKEIIFNVSGNDVYGTLKYEAGVHRVQRVPQTETQGRVHTSAATVMVLPEAEEFDVEVKESDLRVDSYCSSGPGGQSVNTTYSAIRLTHLPTGIVAQCQDQKSKLKNYDKALSVLRSRIYEKELQKKLEADAARRKSMVSSGDRSAKIRTYNYPQGRVTDHRINLTLYNLPDVMNGAISEIIDALKVAENAEKLKAGTE, encoded by the coding sequence TTGTTGAATAAATTGGGCTTTATTGTAGAGCGACGTCAGGAAGTTGCCAAGCTCATTGTTGACCCTGAAGTGATTTCAGATCAAAAACGATATGCCCAATACTCAAAGGAATACAAAGACCTTGGGGAAATTGAAGAGGCCTATCTGGAGTACAAAAATGTGCTCGATAACATGGACTCGTCTCGCCAGATTCTGCGGGACGAAAAAGACGAGGAATTCAGGGAATTGGCCAAAGCAGAACTCACAGAACTGGAAGACCGGCAAGTTGAACTGGAGGAAAAAGTGAAAATGTTGCTCGTTCCGAAAGACCCTGAAGACGCCAAAAATGCCATCATGGAGATTCGCGCCGGAACAGGTGGTGACGAGGCCAGCATTTTTGCGGGCGATCTCTTCAGAATGTACTCCCGATTTTGCGATCATCAAAACTGGACTATTGAACTGGTTGAAGTAAACGAAGGTACTTCGGGTGGTTACAAGGAAATCATCTTTAACGTAAGCGGTAACGACGTGTACGGTACCCTGAAATACGAGGCAGGTGTGCACCGCGTGCAGCGTGTGCCTCAAACCGAAACCCAGGGAAGGGTGCATACATCGGCAGCAACTGTGATGGTGTTGCCCGAAGCAGAAGAGTTTGATGTTGAGGTAAAGGAATCTGATTTACGTGTTGATTCATATTGCTCTTCCGGACCCGGAGGTCAATCGGTAAACACAACTTACTCAGCTATTCGTCTTACGCACTTACCAACGGGTATTGTGGCGCAGTGCCAGGATCAAAAAAGCAAACTAAAAAACTACGACAAAGCGCTATCAGTGCTGCGCTCTCGTATCTACGAAAAGGAATTACAGAAAAAGCTCGAGGCCGATGCCGCGCGGAGAAAATCCATGGTTTCCTCGGGCGATCGCTCGGCCAAAATCCGCACCTATAACTACCCACAAGGAAGGGTTACCGATCACCGCATCAATCTCACGCTGTATAACCTGCCTGATGTAATGAACGGAGCAATATCCGAAATCATTGATGCTTTGAAAGTGGCCGAAAACGCAGAAAAACTCAAAGCCGGAACCGAATGA
- a CDS encoding phosphoribosylformylglycinamidine cyclo-ligase → MSSERYHSRGVSASKEDVHNAIADLDKGLYPHAFCKIVPDYLTGDENYCLVMHADGAGTKSSLAYIYWKETGDLSVWKGIAQDALVMNLDDLICVGATERILVSSTIGRNKNLIPGEVIAAIIQGTEELLAELRSMNIDIHLTGGETADVGDLVRTVIVDSTVVARMKRSEVIDNANIRAGNVIVGFASYGKASYESQYNGGMGSNGLTSARHDVFSSELATRYPESFDPLVPGDLVYSGSRKLTDPVDGTPLDAGKLVLSPTRTYAPLVRRILNKHRDAIQGMVHCSGGAQTKVLHFIEGLRVVKNNMLPVPPLFKMIQSESGTDWREMYKVFNMGHRLEIYTDEASAEAMIDIAKSMQIEAGVIGYVETAEQKEVRIESEWGTFTYH, encoded by the coding sequence ATGAGTTCAGAGCGATACCATAGCAGAGGTGTTTCCGCTTCCAAAGAAGACGTTCACAATGCCATTGCCGATCTAGACAAAGGCCTCTATCCTCACGCATTTTGCAAAATTGTACCCGATTACCTGACAGGTGACGAAAACTACTGCCTTGTGATGCACGCCGATGGAGCCGGCACCAAAAGCTCACTGGCCTACATATACTGGAAAGAAACAGGCGACCTCTCCGTCTGGAAGGGAATAGCCCAGGACGCACTCGTGATGAACCTTGATGACTTAATCTGCGTGGGCGCCACAGAGCGAATCCTGGTTTCATCTACCATCGGTCGAAACAAGAACCTGATTCCCGGTGAAGTGATTGCAGCCATCATTCAGGGTACTGAAGAATTGCTGGCCGAACTTCGCAGTATGAACATAGATATTCACCTTACTGGAGGAGAAACCGCCGATGTGGGCGATCTCGTGCGAACCGTTATAGTAGACTCAACAGTAGTGGCCCGAATGAAACGCTCCGAAGTCATTGACAACGCAAACATCCGTGCAGGAAATGTAATCGTTGGCTTTGCATCGTACGGAAAAGCGAGCTATGAATCGCAATACAACGGTGGTATGGGGTCCAATGGCCTTACCTCTGCGCGCCACGATGTCTTTTCATCCGAATTGGCAACGAGGTATCCCGAGAGCTTTGATCCTCTCGTGCCCGGTGATCTCGTTTATTCCGGTTCACGAAAACTCACCGATCCCGTTGACGGAACACCTCTCGACGCAGGTAAACTCGTGCTTTCTCCCACCCGGACTTATGCGCCGCTCGTTCGAAGAATCCTCAATAAACACCGCGATGCCATTCAAGGCATGGTGCACTGCAGCGGTGGAGCCCAAACAAAGGTGCTTCATTTTATTGAAGGACTGCGCGTGGTAAAAAACAACATGCTGCCCGTTCCCCCGCTCTTCAAAATGATTCAGTCAGAATCCGGAACCGACTGGCGGGAGATGTACAAGGTTTTCAACATGGGGCACCGATTGGAGATATACACGGATGAGGCCTCGGCCGAAGCAATGATAGACATTGCCAAAAGCATGCAGATTGAAGCCGGCGTTATAGGATATGTTGAAACCGCCGAACAGAAAGAAGTTCGGATTGAAAGCGAATGGGGAACCTTTACCTACCACTAA
- a CDS encoding tetratricopeptide repeat protein encodes MTHLKPILLMSLLLMFAGVATAQQDRFLKEAENQFKNEGYHEAIDLYKKAYAKEKDVKEKGRILFQIAECYRKVLDMEQAVVWYNKAIKARHDEPSAYFHIAESHREKGNFAEAITYYNKYAELAPNDKNVARTIANCEMAQEWLDSPLRYIVEPEVQINSPYFDFSPTWADKRNEMIYFTSSRPGGQGSRIDNRTGENYTDIYFSQRDKKGKWSEPYPLTGAVNTEHNEGSAVLNGKKNVMYYTRCRSDKNKSHGCDIFMSRKVGQNWGEGVLVDLKPKDDKDVYTVGHPAIDDNETMLIFASDIPGGYGGRDLWISTYDRKSKSWSTPKNLGPEINTADDEMFPYLHDNGNLYFASNGHPGMGGLDMFVAEKTGEMEWKNVQNLKAPMNSVAHDYGIIFDGEEDRGFFTSGRPGGTGRENIWSFKMPPLIFALQGNVYDKETMVPIEDAYVKVVGSDGSSFEASTDANGGFNFEETANERYINPEVTYSMEVGKEDYLVAKDQISTVGVKESTTFVKEFFITYVAEPDEIEFPEVRYAFDRAELLVNEEVNSKDSLNFLFQTLIDNPTIIIELQSHTDSRGSEKYNLDLSQRRAQSCVDYLISKGIPAERMVAKGYGKSKLRITDAQINAMKTEEEREAAHQKNRRTTFAVLSFDYIPEDKVEESPN; translated from the coding sequence ATGACACACTTGAAACCAATCTTACTGATGTCCCTGCTGCTGATGTTTGCAGGAGTTGCCACAGCGCAACAAGATCGCTTCTTAAAAGAAGCTGAAAATCAATTTAAGAACGAAGGCTACCACGAAGCCATAGACCTTTACAAAAAGGCATATGCCAAGGAAAAGGACGTGAAAGAAAAAGGCCGGATTCTGTTTCAGATTGCCGAATGCTACCGCAAGGTGCTCGATATGGAGCAGGCCGTTGTATGGTATAACAAGGCCATCAAAGCCCGTCATGACGAGCCTTCAGCATACTTTCACATTGCTGAATCACATCGCGAAAAAGGGAATTTTGCCGAAGCCATCACCTATTACAACAAATACGCTGAACTGGCTCCCAACGACAAGAATGTAGCAAGAACCATCGCTAACTGCGAAATGGCTCAGGAGTGGCTCGATAGCCCGTTGCGCTATATTGTAGAGCCCGAAGTTCAAATCAACTCTCCCTACTTTGATTTCTCTCCGACATGGGCTGACAAACGAAATGAAATGATCTATTTCACTTCTTCGCGTCCGGGAGGACAAGGCTCTCGCATTGACAACAGAACAGGTGAGAACTATACCGATATCTACTTCTCTCAGCGCGACAAGAAAGGAAAGTGGAGCGAGCCGTACCCTCTGACCGGTGCGGTAAATACTGAACACAATGAAGGCTCGGCAGTGCTCAACGGAAAGAAAAATGTGATGTACTATACCCGCTGCCGTAGCGACAAGAATAAAAGCCACGGATGTGACATTTTTATGTCGCGTAAAGTAGGCCAAAACTGGGGTGAAGGTGTGCTGGTTGACCTTAAACCAAAGGATGACAAAGATGTGTACACAGTAGGTCATCCAGCCATTGACGACAACGAAACCATGTTGATTTTTGCAAGCGACATTCCCGGAGGTTACGGAGGTCGCGATTTGTGGATCTCTACTTACGACCGCAAAAGCAAGTCATGGTCAACGCCCAAAAACCTGGGCCCTGAAATCAATACTGCCGACGACGAAATGTTTCCATACCTCCACGACAACGGAAACCTCTACTTCGCCTCAAACGGACACCCCGGAATGGGAGGTCTCGATATGTTTGTGGCCGAAAAAACCGGAGAAATGGAATGGAAAAATGTGCAAAACCTGAAGGCACCCATGAATTCAGTAGCTCATGACTACGGAATCATCTTCGACGGAGAAGAGGACCGCGGATTTTTCACCTCCGGTCGCCCGGGTGGAACAGGACGTGAAAACATCTGGAGCTTCAAAATGCCCCCGCTTATTTTCGCCCTTCAGGGTAATGTGTACGACAAAGAGACCATGGTGCCCATTGAAGATGCTTACGTAAAAGTTGTAGGTTCTGACGGCTCTTCCTTTGAGGCTTCTACCGATGCCAATGGTGGATTCAATTTTGAAGAAACCGCCAATGAGCGCTACATCAACCCCGAGGTTACCTATTCAATGGAAGTGGGTAAAGAAGACTACCTCGTGGCCAAAGACCAAATCAGCACTGTGGGAGTGAAGGAGTCAACCACCTTTGTGAAGGAGTTCTTTATTACCTATGTTGCCGAACCGGATGAAATTGAATTCCCTGAGGTGCGTTACGCATTCGACAGGGCTGAACTGCTCGTGAATGAAGAAGTGAACTCGAAAGATTCACTGAACTTCCTCTTTCAAACACTCATTGACAACCCAACTATTATTATCGAGCTGCAGTCGCACACCGACTCGCGCGGTAGCGAAAAGTACAACCTCGATCTGAGCCAACGCCGGGCCCAGTCATGCGTGGATTACCTGATTTCAAAAGGTATTCCTGCTGAGCGAATGGTGGCAAAAGGTTATGGTAAATCAAAGCTCAGAATTACCGATGCGCAAATCAACGCCATGAAGACCGAAGAAGAGCGCGAAGCGGCTCACCAAAAGAACCGACGTACAACATTTGCTGTACTCAGTTTTGATTACATCCCCGAAGACAAGGTGGAAGAATCACCCAACTAG
- a CDS encoding glutamine synthetase type III has translation MATLRFKALEDLQNRLPLNVEPPATRVSQYYGESVFNGDVMREYLTPEAYKSVKAAINSGLTIDRRVADQVAAAMKDWAISKGATHYTHWFQPLTGATAEKHDSFFDYYEEGRGIERFDGTMLVQQEPDASSFPSGGLRNTFEARGYTAWDPSSPAFVIGKTLCIPTIFLSYTGDALDYKMPLLRALNVMDKAATEVCRYFYRDVNKVVTTLGWEQEYFLVDAALFNARPDMVLAGRALFGHNPAKGQQLDDHYFGSIAERAMAFMRDFEIEALRLGIPVTTRHNEVAPNQFEVAPKFEEANLANDHNLLLMDLLEKIARKHRFRVLLHEKPFAGLNGSGKHNNWSLATDTGINLLSPGKNPKSNLRFLTFLINTIKAISEYPDVLRASIASASNDLRLGANEAPPAIMSVFIGSQLTEILDKLEKSIKAGRMTPEHKTELKLNIGKIPQLLIDNTDRNRTSPFAFTGNKFEFRAVGSTANCGSAMVALNTIVANQLRKFKEAVDKRIEGGNGKDEAILKELQKLIKESKSIRFEGNGYGEAWVKEAAKRGLSNLPDTPRAIEVLEQPGIQKLFANLEILSEREMHARIETELEKYMMQVQIESRVAGDLAQNHIIPTAITYQNRLLQNVRGLKDVLPKAEYEKASATPLKLVRDITHHMEAIKTKVDAMIEARKKANKITDPKKKAFAYCDEVRTFLPEIKYHSDKLELLIDDELWPMPKLRELLFTK, from the coding sequence ATGGCAACTCTGCGTTTTAAAGCACTCGAAGATCTCCAAAACCGACTTCCACTTAATGTAGAACCACCGGCTACTCGTGTATCACAGTATTATGGTGAGAGCGTGTTTAATGGCGATGTCATGCGTGAGTACCTCACGCCTGAGGCATACAAAAGTGTAAAAGCTGCTATCAACAGCGGACTAACCATCGACCGTCGGGTGGCAGATCAGGTGGCCGCAGCCATGAAAGACTGGGCTATTTCCAAAGGTGCCACACACTATACCCATTGGTTTCAGCCGCTCACCGGAGCAACGGCCGAGAAACACGATTCTTTTTTTGACTACTACGAAGAGGGCAGGGGAATTGAAAGGTTTGACGGAACCATGCTCGTGCAACAAGAGCCGGATGCATCTTCGTTTCCCAGTGGAGGGTTGAGGAATACATTTGAAGCCCGGGGTTATACTGCCTGGGACCCCTCTTCACCAGCTTTTGTGATAGGAAAGACCCTTTGCATCCCCACTATTTTTCTCTCCTATACAGGCGATGCACTTGATTATAAAATGCCGCTACTCCGTGCACTCAACGTGATGGATAAGGCGGCCACAGAAGTTTGCCGCTACTTTTATCGGGATGTAAATAAGGTGGTAACCACCCTTGGATGGGAGCAGGAGTATTTTCTGGTAGATGCGGCACTCTTCAATGCCCGTCCTGATATGGTGCTTGCAGGTAGAGCGCTCTTTGGTCACAATCCCGCTAAAGGACAACAACTCGACGACCATTACTTTGGTAGCATAGCAGAACGAGCCATGGCCTTTATGCGCGATTTTGAGATTGAAGCTCTGCGATTGGGTATTCCGGTTACCACACGGCACAATGAGGTAGCCCCCAATCAGTTTGAGGTGGCTCCCAAGTTTGAGGAGGCCAACCTCGCCAACGATCACAACCTCCTGCTGATGGATTTGCTGGAGAAAATAGCGCGCAAACATCGCTTCCGTGTGCTTTTGCACGAGAAGCCTTTTGCGGGCCTGAATGGCTCCGGTAAACACAACAATTGGTCGCTGGCAACCGATACAGGAATTAACCTTCTCAGCCCGGGCAAAAACCCAAAAAGCAACCTGAGATTTCTAACCTTTCTGATTAACACCATTAAGGCCATCAGTGAATATCCCGATGTGCTTCGCGCAAGTATTGCTTCGGCGAGTAATGATTTGCGCCTGGGTGCCAATGAAGCCCCACCAGCCATCATGTCGGTGTTTATCGGCTCACAGTTAACCGAAATCCTCGATAAACTCGAAAAGAGCATAAAGGCGGGTAGGATGACCCCCGAACACAAAACGGAGTTAAAACTTAACATTGGCAAGATTCCTCAATTGCTTATTGACAATACCGACAGAAATCGAACTTCGCCATTTGCATTTACAGGCAATAAGTTTGAATTCAGAGCGGTAGGTTCTACTGCCAATTGTGGTTCCGCCATGGTGGCGCTCAACACCATTGTAGCCAATCAGCTGCGAAAGTTTAAAGAAGCCGTTGATAAGCGAATTGAAGGTGGCAACGGTAAAGATGAAGCCATTTTGAAGGAACTCCAGAAATTGATCAAGGAAAGCAAGTCAATCCGTTTCGAAGGTAATGGATATGGCGAGGCATGGGTGAAAGAAGCTGCAAAACGCGGTTTGAGCAACCTACCGGATACGCCTCGTGCCATTGAAGTATTGGAGCAACCCGGCATTCAAAAGTTGTTCGCAAATCTCGAAATTCTGTCTGAGCGCGAAATGCACGCCCGAATTGAAACCGAGCTGGAAAAATACATGATGCAGGTTCAGATAGAATCGCGTGTGGCAGGCGACCTCGCCCAGAACCATATTATCCCAACAGCCATTACCTATCAAAATCGCTTGTTGCAGAATGTAAGAGGGCTCAAGGATGTCCTGCCCAAAGCCGAATATGAAAAGGCTTCGGCTACACCTCTTAAACTGGTGCGCGATATTACCCATCACATGGAGGCTATTAAAACCAAAGTGGACGCCATGATTGAGGCACGTAAAAAGGCCAACAAAATAACCGACCCCAAAAAGAAGGCATTTGCATACTGCGACGAGGTTCGCACATTTTTGCCCGAAATAAAGTATCACTCAGACAAACTCGAGCTTCTTATTGACGACGAGCTTTGGCCCATGCCTAAACTGCGGGAGTTGTTGTTCACCAAATAA
- a CDS encoding sodium:calcium antiporter produces MITYVLFVLGLALLLAGGEVLVRGAVGLAIRIKVSQLVIGATIVSLGTSAPELLVSVKAVLGGHPDISVGNVVGSNIANLGLVMGLVALIFPLATDRGAATLDWPVMMAASLLFYLMAFDGVIDRLEASFLLLLFVLYVVYSILKSRKKMRVEEGDSDFTPLREPLSTPLRKLLFMIVLGSAGLFFGARWFLQGAVEMAEIFGVSQHVISVTLIAFGTSVPELATSAIAAFRKQADISVGNLLGSNSFNILAIMGITAAIKDVPVSSVVVRSDLLWMLGIAALVLPFLIIGKKIYRWQGAILFALYIGYIYIVVSKGV; encoded by the coding sequence GTGATCACTTACGTGCTTTTTGTATTGGGATTGGCACTGCTTCTTGCGGGAGGCGAGGTGCTCGTAAGAGGTGCTGTAGGTCTTGCCATACGAATCAAGGTTTCGCAGTTGGTGATTGGTGCAACCATTGTATCACTGGGAACCTCAGCTCCTGAATTACTGGTGAGTGTTAAGGCGGTGCTTGGAGGGCATCCAGATATATCTGTTGGAAACGTAGTGGGCTCCAACATCGCTAACCTCGGTCTTGTAATGGGGCTGGTAGCGCTCATTTTTCCACTTGCCACAGATCGCGGTGCGGCTACCCTCGATTGGCCCGTGATGATGGCGGCCTCCTTGCTTTTTTACCTGATGGCATTCGATGGCGTGATAGATCGTCTGGAGGCATCTTTTCTTCTGCTGCTCTTTGTGCTTTACGTGGTTTATTCCATTTTGAAGTCCAGAAAGAAAATGCGGGTTGAAGAAGGCGATAGCGATTTTACTCCACTTCGGGAGCCGCTTTCCACACCTCTCCGGAAGCTGTTGTTCATGATAGTTTTAGGAAGTGCAGGACTCTTTTTTGGCGCAAGATGGTTTCTGCAGGGTGCTGTAGAAATGGCCGAGATATTCGGTGTGAGCCAACATGTGATTTCCGTAACGCTCATAGCTTTTGGTACTTCTGTGCCTGAGCTTGCTACATCGGCTATCGCAGCGTTCCGTAAGCAAGCGGATATTTCAGTAGGCAACCTGCTCGGATCAAATAGTTTTAATATTCTGGCCATCATGGGTATCACCGCGGCCATCAAAGATGTACCGGTCAGTTCGGTAGTGGTGAGAAGTGATTTGCTGTGGATGCTCGGTATTGCTGCCCTCGTATTGCCTTTTCTGATTATCGGCAAGAAAATTTACCGGTGGCAAGGGGCTATTCTTTTCGCTCTCTACATTGGCTATATCTACATTGTGGTTTCAAAGGGGGTCTAA
- a CDS encoding twin-arginine translocase TatA/TatE family subunit, which yields MIYLFFNISGGEIFVIALIAIMFFGKKGIPNVARTLGKGVRQFRDATQEIQRDILDSTRDIQDEVKKQQKDFRDQIKP from the coding sequence GTGATTTACCTTTTCTTCAATATCAGCGGCGGCGAAATCTTTGTGATTGCACTCATTGCCATTATGTTCTTCGGCAAAAAAGGTATTCCAAATGTAGCCCGTACCCTGGGGAAAGGTGTTCGTCAGTTTCGGGATGCAACCCAGGAAATTCAGCGCGATATACTTGACTCTACGCGCGACATTCAGGACGAGGTCAAGAAACAGCAGAAAGATTTTCGCGATCAGATAAAGCCCTGA